The following coding sequences lie in one Nitratireductor mangrovi genomic window:
- the rpsT gene encoding 30S ribosomal protein S20: protein MANTTSAKKATRKMARRTAINKNRRSRVRSYVRKVEEALAAGDKAAATAAFDAVQPELMRAATKGVMHRNTASRKVSRLAQRVKALQA, encoded by the coding sequence ATGGCCAACACCACTTCGGCCAAGAAGGCGACGCGCAAGATGGCGCGCCGGACCGCGATCAACAAGAACCGCCGTTCGCGCGTGCGCAGCTATGTGCGCAAGGTCGAGGAAGCTTTGGCGGCAGGCGACAAGGCCGCGGCCACGGCCGCGTTCGACGCCGTCCAGCCGGAACTGATGCGTGCGGCCACCAAGGGTGTCATGCACCGCAACACGGCCTCGCGCAAGGTATCGCGCCTGGCACAGCGCGTGAAGGCCCTGCAGGCCTAG
- the dnaN gene encoding DNA polymerase III subunit beta produces the protein MRVTLERSNLLKSLNHVHRVVERRNTIPILSNVLLKADGAVLEMKATDLDIEVTEATAAQVEQGGATTVPAHLLYDIVRKLPEGAEVMLKTDEDGRSMSVIAGRSNFRLQCLPQSDFPELSAGSFSHIFRIESTALKGLIDKTQFAISTEETRYYLNGIYLHTLESGSALVLRAVATDGHRLARAEIEAPAGSEGMPGIIVPRKTVSELQKLVDAPDVKVAVELSDTKIRFTIGSVILTSKLIDGTFPDYQRVIPSGNNKKLVIDRQSFAQAVDRVSTISSERGRAVKLAIADGQVTLTVNNPDSGSAVEEIPADYDADPIEIGFNARYLLDVAGQLTGSEAKFMLADAGSPTLIHDMADEQALYVLMPMRV, from the coding sequence ATGCGCGTTACACTTGAACGTTCGAATCTCCTGAAGTCGCTCAATCACGTGCACCGCGTCGTCGAGCGCCGCAACACGATTCCGATCCTGTCGAACGTCCTGCTCAAGGCCGACGGCGCCGTGCTCGAAATGAAGGCGACCGACCTCGACATCGAGGTGACCGAGGCGACGGCGGCGCAAGTGGAACAGGGTGGCGCAACGACGGTGCCGGCGCATCTGCTCTACGACATCGTGCGCAAATTGCCCGAGGGAGCGGAAGTGATGCTGAAGACCGACGAGGACGGACGGTCGATGTCGGTGATCGCCGGGCGCTCCAACTTCCGCCTGCAATGCCTGCCGCAATCGGACTTCCCCGAACTTTCGGCCGGCAGCTTCTCGCACATCTTCAGGATCGAATCGACGGCGCTCAAGGGGCTGATCGACAAGACGCAGTTTGCGATCTCGACCGAGGAGACGCGTTACTACCTCAACGGCATCTACCTGCACACGCTGGAAAGCGGCAGCGCGCTGGTGTTGCGCGCGGTCGCTACCGACGGCCACCGCCTGGCCCGGGCCGAGATCGAGGCGCCGGCCGGCTCCGAAGGCATGCCGGGCATCATCGTTCCGCGCAAGACCGTGAGCGAGTTGCAGAAGCTGGTCGACGCGCCGGACGTCAAGGTCGCCGTGGAACTGTCGGACACCAAGATCCGCTTCACCATCGGCAGCGTGATCCTGACCTCCAAGCTGATCGACGGCACGTTTCCGGATTACCAGCGCGTCATCCCGTCCGGCAACAACAAGAAGCTGGTCATCGACCGGCAGAGTTTCGCCCAGGCGGTGGACCGCGTCTCGACGATCTCCTCCGAGCGCGGCCGCGCGGTGAAGCTCGCCATCGCCGATGGTCAGGTTACGCTTACCGTGAACAATCCCGACTCCGGCAGCGCGGTCGAGGAGATACCGGCGGATTACGACGCCGACCCGATCGAGATCGGCTTCAACGCGCGCTACCTGCTCGACGTGGCCGGGCAGCTGACCGGCAGCGAGGCGAAATTCATGCTCGCCGACGCCGGCTCGCCCACGCTGATTCACGACATGGCCGACGAGCAGGCGCTTTACGTGCTGATGCCGATGCGTGTCTGA
- the dnaA gene encoding chromosomal replication initiator protein DnaA: MQGGLEMGRAAALPFVQFRKGDDEVSGGAGAHEQFERVRVQLRAQLGLEVYSSWFGRMKLAEAARGLVRLSVPTAFLRSWINSHYLELITDLWKREDPALMRLEIVVRSATRSTRSTPETEPAPARNITRSSQATLASGTAVSTKATPTKPTSADAAKNQSVLGSPLDSRYTFDSFVEGPPNRVAFAAARTVAESPSASLRFNPLFVHASVGLGKTHLLQAIAAEALKRNPQMRVVYLTAEYFMWRFATAIRDNNALTLKEQLRDIDLLIIDDMQFLQGKSIQHEFCHLINMLLDSARQVVVAADRPAAELESLEPRVRSRLHGGVSLEMSSPDMDMRLRMLQQRLASARVEDQSLDIPANVLEHVARAVTGSGRELEGAFNQLLFRRSFEPQLSIERIDELLGHMFRPGDPKRVRIEDIQRIVARHYNVSKTELLSNRRTRTIVKPRQVAMYLSKIMTPRSLPEIGRRFGGRDHTTVLHAVRKIEELSGADQTLAQELELLRRLISDQA; this comes from the coding sequence ATGCAAGGCGGCTTGGAAATGGGGAGAGCGGCGGCGCTCCCCTTTGTTCAATTCAGAAAGGGAGACGATGAGGTGAGCGGGGGCGCCGGGGCGCACGAGCAATTCGAGCGCGTCAGGGTGCAACTGCGCGCGCAGCTGGGCCTGGAGGTCTATTCGAGCTGGTTCGGCCGCATGAAGCTTGCCGAAGCCGCGCGGGGGCTGGTCCGCCTGTCGGTACCGACTGCCTTTTTGCGTTCCTGGATCAACAGCCACTACCTGGAGCTGATCACGGATCTCTGGAAGCGCGAAGATCCCGCCCTCATGCGGCTCGAGATCGTCGTGCGCAGCGCCACCCGCAGCACGCGCAGCACGCCGGAAACCGAGCCGGCGCCAGCCCGCAACATCACACGGTCGTCGCAGGCAACGCTGGCGAGCGGAACCGCCGTCAGCACCAAAGCGACCCCGACGAAGCCGACTTCGGCGGACGCGGCGAAAAACCAGAGCGTGCTCGGTTCGCCGCTGGATTCGCGTTATACGTTCGATTCCTTCGTCGAGGGTCCGCCGAACCGCGTCGCCTTCGCCGCGGCCCGTACCGTGGCCGAGAGCCCGAGCGCGTCGCTGCGCTTCAACCCGCTCTTCGTCCACGCCTCCGTCGGGCTGGGCAAGACCCACCTCCTGCAGGCGATCGCCGCGGAGGCCTTGAAGCGCAATCCGCAGATGCGCGTGGTCTACCTGACCGCGGAATACTTCATGTGGCGCTTCGCAACCGCAATCCGCGACAACAACGCACTGACGCTGAAGGAGCAGTTGCGCGACATCGACCTGCTGATCATCGACGACATGCAGTTCCTGCAGGGCAAGTCGATCCAGCACGAGTTCTGCCATCTCATCAACATGCTGCTCGACAGCGCGCGCCAGGTTGTCGTCGCGGCCGACCGGCCAGCCGCCGAGCTTGAATCGCTGGAGCCCCGGGTGCGCTCGCGCCTGCATGGCGGCGTGTCGCTGGAAATGTCGTCGCCCGACATGGATATGCGGCTGCGCATGCTGCAGCAGCGGCTGGCATCGGCGCGCGTGGAAGACCAGTCGCTCGACATTCCGGCAAATGTCCTGGAGCATGTCGCGCGGGCGGTCACCGGCAGCGGGCGCGAACTCGAGGGCGCGTTCAACCAGCTGCTGTTCCGCCGTTCCTTCGAGCCGCAGCTGAGCATCGAGCGCATCGATGAACTGCTCGGCCACATGTTCCGGCCCGGCGACCCGAAGCGGGTGCGCATCGAGGACATCCAGAGGATCGTCGCACGGCACTACAACGTGTCGAAGACCGAGCTTCTGTCGAACCGGCGCACGCGCACGATCGTCAAGCCGCGCCAGGTGGCCATGTATCTGTCCAAGATCATGACGCCGCGCTCGCTGCCCGAAATCGGCCGCCGCTTCGGCGGTCGCGATCATACGACGGTGCTTCACGCGGTGCGCAAGATCGAGGAACTGTCGGGCGCCGACCAGACGCTGGCGCAGGAACTGGAACTGCTGCGCAGGCTGATCAGCGACCAGGCCTGA
- the mutM gene encoding bifunctional DNA-formamidopyrimidine glycosylase/DNA-(apurinic or apyrimidinic site) lyase has product MPELPEVETVRRGLAKVMEGARIVSVEQRRPDLRFPFPPRFGERLQGRTIGGLARRAKYLLAHLDDGLTLISHLGMSGSWRIERDGGSELPGRFHHERSTARPHDHVVLRLEPTAGGPARVIFNDPRRFGFMLFAEPGKLGEHPLMAGLGVEPTGNTLDGALLARLFRDRRAPLKAALLDQRLIAGLGNIYVCEALWRAKLSPLRAAGSIVPKSGRAGAASERLATAVREVIADAIAAGGSSLRDYRQADGELGYFQHSFSVYDREGEACRHPGCRGTVMRTVQSGRSTFHCVSCQR; this is encoded by the coding sequence ATGCCTGAATTGCCGGAGGTCGAGACCGTGCGCCGCGGTCTGGCCAAGGTGATGGAAGGCGCAAGGATCGTCTCGGTCGAGCAGCGCAGGCCGGACCTGCGCTTCCCGTTTCCGCCACGCTTCGGCGAACGCCTGCAAGGGCGCACCATCGGCGGGCTGGCGCGGCGGGCGAAATACCTGCTTGCCCATCTCGACGACGGCCTGACCCTGATCAGTCATCTCGGCATGTCGGGCTCGTGGCGCATCGAGCGCGATGGCGGCTCCGAACTGCCAGGACGCTTCCACCACGAGCGTTCGACGGCGCGTCCGCATGACCACGTGGTTCTCCGTCTGGAGCCGACGGCCGGCGGCCCGGCCCGTGTCATCTTCAATGACCCGCGCCGTTTCGGCTTCATGCTGTTCGCCGAACCGGGGAAACTCGGCGAACATCCGCTGATGGCGGGGCTCGGGGTGGAGCCTACCGGCAATACGCTGGACGGCGCCCTGCTGGCCCGGCTTTTCCGCGACCGGCGCGCGCCGCTCAAGGCAGCGCTCCTCGACCAGCGGCTGATCGCCGGGCTGGGCAATATCTATGTCTGCGAGGCGCTGTGGCGGGCCAAGTTGTCACCGCTGCGGGCGGCGGGCAGCATCGTGCCCAAAAGCGGCCGTGCCGGCGCGGCCAGCGAGCGGCTGGCGACCGCCGTTCGCGAGGTGATCGCCGATGCGATCGCGGCCGGCGGATCTTCGCTGCGCGACTATCGCCAGGCCGACGGCGAACTCGGCTATTTCCAGCACAGCTTCTCCGTCTACGATCGCGAGGGCGAGGCCTGCCGTCACCCGGGCTGCCGGGGCACCGTCATGCGCACGGTGCAGTCCGGACGCTCAACCTTCCATTGTGTGTCTTGCCAGCGCTGA
- a CDS encoding molybdopterin-synthase adenylyltransferase MoeB produces MDHQTTPPLSDAELERYARHIVLPEIGGAGQQKLKRARVLVVGAGGLGAPALCYLAAAGIGTLGIVDDDTVSLSNLQRQVIHDTASVGEAKVDSAADTIAGINPHVVVERHRLRLTEANVRELVDGYDIVVDGSDNFGTRYLVADSCAAAGKPLVTGAVGRFDGSLTVLKPFDTDADGKPLPGYRDLFPEAPPPGLVPSCAEAGILGALPGVIGTLQAMEVIKLVTGVGEPLVGRLLLYDGLGARFDVMRYRRAEG; encoded by the coding sequence ATGGATCACCAAACGACGCCTCCGCTCTCCGACGCCGAACTCGAACGTTATGCGCGCCACATCGTGCTGCCGGAAATCGGCGGCGCGGGGCAGCAGAAGCTGAAGCGCGCGCGCGTGCTGGTCGTCGGCGCCGGCGGGCTGGGAGCGCCGGCGCTTTGCTACCTCGCCGCCGCCGGGATCGGCACGCTCGGCATCGTCGACGACGACACGGTGTCGCTGTCGAACCTGCAGCGGCAGGTGATCCACGACACGGCGTCCGTCGGCGAGGCGAAGGTCGACAGCGCCGCCGATACGATCGCCGGGATCAACCCGCATGTCGTCGTGGAAAGGCACCGGCTGCGGCTGACCGAGGCCAATGTGCGCGAACTGGTCGACGGCTATGACATCGTCGTCGACGGATCGGACAATTTCGGCACGCGCTACCTGGTTGCCGACAGCTGCGCGGCGGCGGGAAAGCCGCTCGTCACCGGGGCGGTCGGCCGTTTCGACGGGTCGCTGACCGTGCTGAAGCCGTTCGACACGGACGCCGACGGCAAACCGCTGCCCGGCTACCGCGACCTCTTCCCGGAAGCGCCGCCGCCGGGCCTCGTGCCCTCCTGTGCCGAGGCCGGCATCCTCGGCGCGCTGCCCGGCGTCATCGGCACTCTGCAGGCGATGGAGGTGATCAAGCTCGTCACCGGCGTCGGCGAGCCGCTGGTCGGGCGGCTGTTGCTCTATGACGGGCTGGGCGCGCGCTTCGACGTCATGCGCTATCGCAGGGCCGAAGGGTGA
- a CDS encoding enoyl-CoA hydratase, which yields MAYETILVETRARVGLITLNRPKALNALNTTVLAEVMAALEAFEADAGVGAIVITGSEKAFAAGADIKQMQSMSYVDAFMADFFAGWEALSRIRKPVIAAVAGYALGGGCELAMMCDFIIAADNAKFGQPEITLGVMPGMGGSQRLTRFVGKSKAMDMCLTGRMMDAEEAERSGLVSRVVPAGELIEEALAAATKIASFSLPAVMMAKEAVNRSYETTLSEGLRFERRVFHSMFALDDQTEGMSAFVEKRTPNFRNR from the coding sequence ATGGCCTATGAAACGATCCTAGTCGAAACGCGTGCGCGGGTCGGCCTGATCACGCTGAACCGGCCCAAGGCGCTTAACGCGCTCAACACCACCGTGCTGGCGGAGGTGATGGCCGCCCTGGAGGCGTTCGAGGCGGATGCCGGCGTCGGCGCGATCGTGATCACGGGATCGGAAAAGGCGTTCGCGGCCGGGGCCGACATCAAGCAGATGCAGTCGATGAGTTATGTCGACGCCTTCATGGCCGACTTCTTCGCGGGCTGGGAGGCGCTGTCGCGCATCCGCAAGCCGGTGATCGCGGCCGTGGCCGGCTACGCGCTCGGCGGCGGCTGCGAACTGGCGATGATGTGCGACTTCATCATAGCGGCCGACAACGCCAAGTTCGGCCAGCCCGAGATCACGCTCGGGGTGATGCCCGGCATGGGCGGCTCACAGCGGCTGACGCGCTTCGTCGGCAAGTCCAAGGCGATGGACATGTGTCTGACCGGACGGATGATGGACGCCGAGGAGGCGGAACGCTCGGGCCTGGTGTCGCGGGTGGTGCCGGCCGGCGAACTGATCGAGGAGGCGCTTGCCGCGGCAACAAAGATCGCCTCGTTCTCGCTGCCGGCGGTTATGATGGCCAAGGAGGCGGTCAACCGCTCCTACGAGACGACCCTTTCGGAGGGCCTGCGCTTCGAACGCCGGGTGTTCCACTCGATGTTCGCCCTGGACGACCAGACGGAGGGCATGTCGGCCTTTGTGGAGAAGCGGACGCCGAATTTCCGCAACCGCTGA
- the recF gene encoding DNA replication/repair protein RecF (All proteins in this family for which functions are known are DNA-binding proteins that assist the filamentation of RecA onto DNA for the initiation of recombination or recombinational repair.) yields MAQKPPRVSIGKLKLTDFRSYRELSVSFDGGAVVLTGENGAGKTNLLEAISLLTPGRGLRRAAYADAVREGAGGGFAVHASIDGPDGAVEIGTGAGGPPNGESEGGRKVRINGAPARSADEMLEWLRVMWLTPAMDGLFTGPASDRRRFLDRLVLTIDPAHGQRALDYEKAMRGRNRLLADNQRDETWFAAIEAQMAETGAAIAAARVEMVRLLAAMVEKTPEDGAFPRADLAIEGYLEGILAERPAVEAEESFRERLERERERDRSAGRTLDGPHRSDLIVRHRPKAMPAALSSTGEQKALLVGIVLSHARLTGELAGMAPILLLDEIAAHFDHLRRAALFDILDDLNGQVFMTGTEADLFAAIDNRAQFLTVADGAVRATG; encoded by the coding sequence GTGGCCCAGAAGCCGCCAAGGGTTTCGATAGGTAAGCTCAAGCTTACAGATTTCCGCAGCTACCGCGAGCTTTCGGTAAGCTTCGATGGCGGCGCGGTGGTGCTGACCGGCGAGAACGGGGCCGGCAAGACCAACCTCCTCGAAGCGATTTCGTTGCTGACGCCCGGGCGCGGGCTGCGGCGGGCCGCCTATGCCGACGCGGTGCGCGAAGGTGCGGGGGGTGGCTTTGCCGTCCATGCCTCCATCGACGGCCCCGACGGCGCGGTCGAGATCGGCACCGGAGCGGGCGGACCGCCAAATGGCGAAAGCGAGGGCGGCCGCAAGGTGCGTATCAACGGCGCGCCGGCGCGCTCGGCCGACGAGATGCTCGAATGGCTGCGGGTGATGTGGCTGACGCCGGCGATGGACGGGCTCTTCACCGGGCCGGCCTCGGACCGGCGGCGCTTCCTCGACCGGCTTGTCCTGACGATCGACCCGGCGCACGGCCAGCGCGCGCTCGACTACGAGAAGGCGATGCGGGGCCGCAACCGGCTGCTGGCCGACAACCAGCGCGACGAGACCTGGTTCGCGGCGATCGAGGCGCAGATGGCGGAGACGGGAGCGGCGATCGCCGCCGCGCGGGTCGAGATGGTGCGCCTGCTGGCGGCAATGGTTGAAAAGACCCCGGAGGACGGCGCCTTTCCGCGCGCCGACCTGGCGATCGAAGGTTATCTCGAAGGCATCCTCGCCGAGCGCCCTGCGGTGGAGGCCGAGGAGAGTTTCCGCGAAAGGCTGGAGCGCGAGCGCGAGCGCGACCGCAGCGCCGGCCGCACGCTCGACGGGCCGCACCGCTCCGACCTGATCGTGCGCCACAGGCCGAAGGCGATGCCGGCCGCACTCTCCTCGACTGGGGAGCAGAAGGCACTGCTGGTCGGCATCGTGCTTTCGCATGCACGGCTGACCGGGGAACTGGCCGGCATGGCGCCGATCCTGCTGCTCGACGAAATCGCCGCGCATTTCGACCATCTCAGGCGGGCCGCACTTTTCGACATTCTCGACGACCTCAACGGCCAGGTGTTCATGACCGGCACGGAGGCCGACCTGTTTGCCGCGATCGACAACCGCGCCCAGTTCCTGACCGTCGCCGATGGCGCCGTGCGCGCGACCGGCTGA